The following proteins are co-located in the Armatimonadota bacterium genome:
- a CDS encoding GNAT family N-acetyltransferase, whose product MTPHTNLEFHVLTHADIERHVESEKAFLDAVALSAAEGALMPSEVVPSYFESLGGREDWIGLVAFKPESRVILGSGGFKTIPLDGTVEVGYGVAVEHWGKGIGTAVCAALVRYAGDHGARVVRAHTLKDGIASQKILLKNGFELLGEVIEPDDGPVLRFERVL is encoded by the coding sequence ATGACTCCACACACAAACCTTGAGTTTCATGTTCTCACGCATGCCGATATTGAGCGGCATGTTGAGTCGGAGAAGGCGTTTTTGGATGCCGTTGCGCTTTCGGCGGCGGAAGGGGCTTTAATGCCCAGCGAAGTGGTTCCCTCCTATTTTGAATCTTTGGGCGGAAGAGAGGATTGGATCGGGCTGGTTGCGTTTAAACCTGAGTCCCGCGTGATTTTAGGTTCGGGAGGATTCAAGACGATTCCATTAGACGGAACGGTTGAGGTGGGATACGGGGTCGCGGTGGAGCATTGGGGCAAAGGGATCGGCACGGCGGTTTGCGCGGCATTGGTGCGATATGCCGGAGATCATGGCGCAAGGGTTGTGCGGGCGCACACGCTGAAAGATGGGATTGCCAGCCAAAAGATCCTGCTGAAGAACGGATTTGAGCTGCTGGGAGAAGTGATCGAGCCAGACGACGGCCCGGTGCTTAGGTTTGAACGCGTACTGTAA